The proteins below are encoded in one region of Rhizobium sp. 9140:
- a CDS encoding TRAP transporter substrate-binding protein: protein MDRRSFIRRAGIGSAGAAAATVLAAPAIAQTTPKVSWRLTSSFPKSLDTIYGGAEVISKYVSEATDGNFQIQVFAAGEIVPGLQAADAAASGTVEACHTVSYYYWGKDPVWALGAAVPFALNARGHNAWQYHGGGIDMFNEFLAPQGLVAYPGGNTGVQMGGWFRKEIKTVADLQGLKMRVGGFAGKVMQSLGVVPQQIAGGDIYPSLEKGTIDAAEWVGPYDDEKLGFYKVAPYYYYPGWWEGGPTVHAMFNKTAFDGLPKAYQSLLRTACQAADANMLQKYDYLNPAAIKRLVAAGAKLSPFSADILSACFDASNKVYADMEATNPAFKKIWGSIKAFRSEFYLNAQIAEYNYDTFMMIQQRNGKL, encoded by the coding sequence ATGGATCGTCGTTCATTTATTCGTCGAGCAGGGATTGGTAGCGCCGGAGCCGCCGCTGCAACCGTGCTGGCGGCACCCGCCATTGCCCAGACGACCCCGAAAGTCTCCTGGCGGCTGACGTCGTCCTTTCCGAAATCGCTCGACACGATCTATGGCGGCGCCGAGGTCATATCGAAATATGTTTCGGAAGCGACCGACGGCAATTTTCAGATTCAGGTCTTCGCGGCCGGTGAAATCGTCCCCGGATTGCAGGCGGCCGATGCCGCGGCATCCGGCACGGTGGAGGCCTGCCACACGGTTTCCTATTATTACTGGGGCAAGGACCCGGTCTGGGCGCTCGGCGCCGCCGTTCCCTTCGCGCTCAACGCTCGTGGCCACAATGCCTGGCAGTATCACGGCGGCGGTATCGACATGTTCAACGAGTTTCTGGCGCCGCAGGGCCTCGTCGCCTATCCCGGCGGCAATACCGGCGTGCAGATGGGTGGCTGGTTCCGCAAGGAAATCAAGACCGTCGCCGACCTCCAGGGCCTGAAGATGCGCGTCGGCGGCTTTGCCGGCAAGGTCATGCAGTCGCTTGGCGTCGTGCCGCAGCAGATCGCCGGCGGGGACATCTATCCCTCGCTCGAAAAGGGCACGATCGACGCGGCCGAATGGGTCGGCCCCTATGACGACGAGAAGCTCGGCTTCTACAAGGTCGCGCCGTATTACTACTATCCCGGCTGGTGGGAAGGTGGCCCGACCGTCCACGCCATGTTCAACAAGACGGCCTTCGACGGTCTGCCCAAGGCCTACCAGTCGCTGCTGCGTACCGCCTGCCAGGCCGCCGACGCCAACATGCTGCAAAAATACGACTACCTGAACCCGGCCGCGATCAAGCGTCTCGTGGCGGCGGGCGCGAAGCTCAGCCCGTTCAGCGCCGATATTTTGTCCGCCTGCTTCGACGCCTCCAACAAGGTCTATGCCGACATGGAAGCGACGAACCCGGCCTTCAAGAAGATCTGGGGCTCGATCAAGGCGTTCCGCTCCGAGTTCTACCTCAATGCGCAGATCGCGGAATACAATTACGATACGTTCATGATGATTCAGCAGCGCAACGGCAAGCTCTGA
- the cysW gene encoding sulfate ABC transporter permease subunit CysW yields the protein MTTAKTRRPPRIGEKPVFRNTLIAVVLVLVALVIVAPLVIIGVQAFSKGAAFFAKSIMDRDTVHAIWMTALTALIAVPINTIFGVAAAWAITKFDFPGRRLLLVVIEIPFSVSPIVAGVAYLFVYGLQGLFGEALQSADMKILFALPGIVLASLFVTAPFVARELIPLMQAQGRDLEEAATSLGASGWRTFLFVTLPNIKWALLYGVILCNSRVMGEFGAVSVVSGNIRGQTNTLPLHIELLYHDYNAVGAFAAASILASLAIVTLIAKVALERRGAGRVQRPALTGPALAGPKLETTEPGISKP from the coding sequence ATGACAACAGCCAAAACCCGCCGCCCGCCGCGCATCGGCGAGAAGCCGGTCTTCCGCAACACGCTTATCGCCGTGGTTCTCGTGCTGGTAGCGCTGGTGATCGTCGCCCCGCTCGTCATCATCGGCGTGCAGGCCTTCTCGAAGGGCGCCGCGTTCTTCGCGAAATCGATCATGGATCGCGATACGGTTCATGCCATCTGGATGACGGCGCTGACCGCGCTCATCGCCGTCCCCATCAACACGATCTTCGGGGTCGCCGCCGCCTGGGCGATCACCAAATTCGACTTCCCCGGACGCCGCCTGCTGCTCGTCGTCATCGAGATTCCCTTCTCCGTCTCGCCCATCGTCGCCGGCGTCGCCTATCTCTTCGTCTACGGCCTTCAGGGGCTGTTCGGCGAGGCGCTGCAATCGGCCGACATGAAGATCCTCTTCGCCCTGCCCGGCATCGTGCTGGCCAGCCTCTTCGTCACCGCACCCTTCGTCGCCCGCGAGCTTATTCCGCTGATGCAGGCGCAGGGCCGGGATCTGGAGGAAGCCGCGACATCGCTCGGCGCAAGCGGCTGGCGGACGTTCTTGTTCGTCACGTTGCCCAACATCAAATGGGCGCTGCTCTATGGCGTCATCCTCTGCAATTCCCGCGTCATGGGGGAATTCGGCGCCGTCTCGGTCGTCTCGGGCAATATCCGTGGCCAGACCAACACGCTGCCGCTGCACATCGAACTGCTCTACCACGACTATAACGCGGTCGGCGCCTTCGCGGCCGCCTCGATCCTTGCAAGCCTTGCCATTGTGACGCTGATCGCCAAGGTCGCGCTGGAGCGCCGTGGCGCCGGCCGCGTGCAGCGTCCGGCGCTGACCGGGCCGGCATTGGCAGGGCCAAAACTCGAAACGACTGAACCGGGGATATCCAAGCCGTGA
- a CDS encoding sulfate/molybdate ABC transporter ATP-binding protein, which produces MKIRLDKIVKTFDTFRAVHGVSLEIESGELVALLGPSGSGKTTILRMVAGLEYPDEGAIFFGEENATDIEVRHRGVGFVFQHYALFPHMTIGENIAFGMKVSKTRRSTAEIADRVADLLRLVQLDGLKDRFPAQISGGQRQRVALARALAVDPKVLLLDEPFGALDANVRRDLRRWLRKIHEELGITTLFVTHDQAEALDLADRVVILDKGRIVQAGTPEEVCRAPENAFVMNFLGDANRLRATVTAGRASVNEILFDAAGVADGPAELFFRPADVIWREDGAGIPAVILRVIDRPDSKRILAVTADGQHVEFDTAPEFPFRTTARGTLEILRPRVFSTTPA; this is translated from the coding sequence GTGAAGATCCGCCTCGATAAAATCGTCAAGACCTTCGACACCTTCCGCGCCGTGCACGGCGTCTCGCTTGAGATCGAAAGCGGCGAACTGGTGGCCCTGCTCGGCCCTTCGGGCTCGGGCAAGACGACGATTCTGCGCATGGTCGCAGGCCTCGAATATCCCGACGAAGGCGCGATCTTCTTCGGCGAGGAGAACGCGACCGACATCGAGGTCCGCCATCGCGGCGTCGGCTTCGTGTTCCAGCATTATGCGCTCTTCCCCCACATGACGATCGGCGAGAACATCGCCTTCGGCATGAAGGTCTCGAAGACCCGCCGCTCGACGGCCGAGATTGCCGACCGCGTCGCCGATCTGCTGCGGCTGGTGCAGCTCGACGGGCTGAAGGACCGCTTCCCCGCGCAGATCTCCGGCGGACAGCGCCAGCGCGTGGCCCTTGCCCGGGCGCTGGCCGTCGATCCGAAAGTGCTGCTGCTGGACGAGCCCTTCGGCGCGCTCGACGCCAATGTGCGGCGCGACCTTCGCCGCTGGCTGCGCAAGATCCACGAGGAACTGGGGATCACCACGCTCTTCGTCACCCACGACCAGGCCGAGGCGCTCGATCTCGCGGATCGCGTCGTCATCCTCGACAAGGGACGGATCGTGCAGGCAGGCACGCCGGAAGAGGTCTGCCGCGCGCCGGAAAATGCCTTCGTGATGAATTTTCTCGGCGATGCCAATCGGCTGAGGGCGACGGTGACGGCGGGACGCGCCAGCGTCAACGAGATCCTGTTCGATGCGGCAGGCGTCGCCGACGGTCCGGCGGAACTGTTCTTCCGACCGGCCGACGTCATCTGGCGCGAGGACGGCGCCGGCATCCCCGCCGTCATCCTGCGCGTCATCGACCGCCCGGACTCCAAGCGCATCCTCGCGGTGACGGCCGATGGCCAGCATGTCGAATTCGACACCGCGCCAGAATTCCCCTTCCGCACGACGGCGCGCGGAACGTTGGAAATCCTGCGCCCGCGGGTATTTTCCACCACACCGGCTTGA
- the cysT gene encoding sulfate ABC transporter permease subunit CysT: MARRILPGLPLTLGITLVYVAVIVVLPLGALIFKAASLGPGDYWTIVSSDRAVASYRVTLLCAAAATAFNLVFGMALAWVIVRYRFPGRRIVDALVDLPFALPTAVAGIALTTLFANNGWFGGALSSLGIKVAYTPIGIIVAMAFTSLPFIVRTVQPVLEELDGALEEAAQTLGASDGEIFARVLLPQLFPAMLAGLSLSFARSLGEFGAIIFIAGNQPYETEITALLTFIRLEEYDYPASAAIASVMLMAAFLMLAITNILQTRALRYTVKG; encoded by the coding sequence TTGGCTCGGCGCATTCTTCCCGGCTTGCCGTTGACCCTCGGCATCACGCTGGTCTATGTCGCCGTGATCGTGGTGCTGCCGCTCGGCGCGCTGATCTTCAAGGCGGCAAGCCTCGGCCCCGGCGACTACTGGACGATCGTCTCGTCGGACCGCGCTGTTGCGAGCTATCGCGTGACGCTGCTCTGCGCTGCCGCCGCGACCGCATTCAACCTCGTCTTCGGCATGGCGCTCGCATGGGTCATCGTCCGCTATCGCTTCCCCGGCCGCCGCATCGTCGATGCGCTGGTGGACCTGCCCTTCGCGCTGCCGACGGCCGTGGCGGGCATCGCCCTGACGACGCTGTTTGCGAACAATGGCTGGTTCGGCGGAGCGCTGTCGAGCCTCGGCATCAAGGTCGCCTACACCCCCATCGGCATTATTGTCGCCATGGCCTTCACCAGCCTGCCCTTCATCGTGCGCACGGTGCAGCCGGTGCTGGAAGAGCTTGACGGCGCGCTGGAAGAGGCCGCGCAGACGCTGGGCGCCAGCGACGGTGAGATCTTTGCCAGGGTGCTGCTGCCGCAGCTCTTTCCGGCCATGCTTGCCGGCCTGTCGCTGTCCTTCGCGCGCAGCCTCGGCGAGTTCGGCGCCATCATCTTCATCGCCGGAAACCAGCCTTACGAGACGGAAATCACCGCCCTCCTCACCTTCATCCGGCTGGAGGAATACGACTACCCCGCCTCCGCCGCCATCGCCTCCGTCATGCTCATGGCCGCGTTCCTGATGCTCGCGATCACCAACATCCTGCAAACCCGCGCCCTGCGCTACACGGTGAAGGGTTGA
- a CDS encoding sulfate ABC transporter substrate-binding protein, translated as MKRFLLIGAALAALTASAHADDKLLNASYDISRELFEKVNEAFVAKHPGVTVDQSHGGSSKQARAILEGLEADIVTFNQVIDVDALVKGGFVTDDWKTDFPNNASPYYSFPAFLVREGNPKGIKDWNDLVRDDVKVVFPNPKTSGNARYTYLAALAFAKETFKDDPAKVDAFIAKLFDNVPVFDTGGRAATTTFVERETGDVLITFEAETKGIAREFGEDKFDIVVPSVSLLAEFPVAVVDKVVDKHGTRELAKSYLDFLYTPEGQTILAENGNRVNDATVAATFKDQFPDIRLLKVEDVFGGWANVKKEEFAEGGHLDKLYGSR; from the coding sequence ATGAAACGCTTCCTTCTGATCGGTGCCGCCCTGGCCGCATTGACCGCGTCCGCCCATGCCGACGACAAGCTGCTGAACGCCTCCTACGACATTTCGCGCGAGTTGTTCGAGAAGGTCAACGAGGCCTTCGTTGCCAAGCATCCCGGCGTCACGGTCGATCAGTCGCATGGCGGATCGTCCAAGCAGGCGCGCGCCATTCTGGAAGGTCTGGAAGCCGATATCGTGACGTTTAACCAGGTCATCGATGTCGATGCCCTGGTGAAAGGCGGCTTCGTCACCGATGACTGGAAGACAGATTTCCCGAACAACGCCTCGCCCTACTACTCCTTCCCCGCCTTCCTCGTGCGCGAAGGCAACCCGAAGGGCATCAAGGACTGGAACGATCTGGTTCGCGACGACGTGAAGGTCGTCTTCCCCAACCCGAAGACCTCCGGCAATGCGCGCTACACCTATCTGGCGGCGCTCGCCTTCGCCAAGGAGACCTTCAAGGACGATCCGGCCAAGGTGGATGCCTTTATTGCCAAGCTGTTCGACAACGTCCCCGTCTTCGACACGGGCGGCCGCGCCGCCACCACCACCTTCGTGGAGCGCGAGACCGGCGACGTGCTGATCACCTTCGAGGCGGAAACCAAGGGCATCGCCCGGGAATTCGGCGAGGACAAGTTCGATATCGTCGTTCCCTCCGTCAGCCTGCTCGCGGAATTTCCGGTCGCCGTTGTCGACAAGGTCGTGGACAAGCATGGAACCCGCGAGCTCGCGAAATCCTATCTCGACTTTCTCTACACGCCCGAAGGCCAGACGATTTTGGCCGAAAACGGCAACCGCGTGAATGACGCCACGGTTGCGGCGACCTTCAAGGACCAGTTCCCGGATATCCGTCTTCTCAAGGTCGAGGACGTGTTCGGCGGATGGGCCAACGTCAAGAAGGAAGAGTTCGCCGAAGGCGGCCATCTCGACAAACTTTACGGCAGCCGTTGA